The following proteins are encoded in a genomic region of Drosophila willistoni isolate 14030-0811.24 chromosome 3R, UCI_dwil_1.1, whole genome shotgun sequence:
- the LOC6650695 gene encoding uncharacterized protein LOC6650695, giving the protein MTNRRRVSMTTTKTMAVLLALVLLLVDADSAEASRKLLPKRPVKPFKTFPRNNATPIPAIPAVAASAAAAGTPVTTPPANGSELPKPLTLQSNEPAEAAAPASAETKADDLSMTLAPTATPLGALMDEDCEPDMIGFELITGYVLSAPSKQLETLPGTLMLTDCLEACQGNESCSAVNYETGLCVMFRSTADQLPGSLSRSQYPVFTVYAQKSCFGVRPCSKAWCIDRVQGYRLPERAKASQSVATRRDCIELCLGETEFTCRSANYYSHSGLCELSDMDRITLSDEANIAAYDGADYLENNCAEEPSKLCEFKRISGRILKTVDSVHQNVQSIDDCRDLCLTAPFRCHSYDYSETGEHVCRLSHHSRATLTDLSEPYLSIEEAATYEQSACYNVSIDCRSGEMITKIRTSKLFDGKVYAKGAPKSCAVNVNNSLEFDLRMRYNDLECNVRQSAYGRYMNDIVIQHHDMIVTSSDLGLAVSCQYDLTNKTVVNNVDLGVTGEIESTLSEEIIVDSPNVIMKITARDGSDMKRIAEVGDPLALRFEIVDANSPYEIFVRELVAMDGTDSAEITLIDANGCPTDQYIMSAMQKMVSNRKVLLSQFDAFKFPSSELVQFRALVTPCIPRCEPVICDNDENGEVKSLLSYGRRKRSVLNGTDGVELAINSERQKRDVSHQAATDENILLVQSIQITDKFSFNGADAGKSGEPTDGLGKLQLELGTKTDTCINGYGFIIAGALFLLLQLTVIAVWDNIQKRALHKR; this is encoded by the exons ATGACAAACAGACGGCGAGTCAGCATGACTACGACAAAGACCATGGCTGTTCTACTGGCTCTAGTGTTGCTGCTTGTGGATGCGGATAGTGCGGAGGCATCACGCAAGCTACTGCCCAAGCGGCCGGTAAAACCGTTCAAGACATTTCCGCGCAACAATGCAACACCTATACCGGCAATACCAGCTGTAGCAGcatcggcagcagcagcgggaaCCCCGGTAACGACGCCCCCGGCCAACGGAAGCGAGCTACCAAAACCGTTGACGCTGCAATCGAACGAGCCAGCGGAAGCTGCAGCACCTGCCAGCGCTGAGACCAAAGCCGATGATCTGTCCATGACTTTGGCTCCAACGGCAACGCCATTGGGCGCCCTGATGGATGAGGACTGCGAGCCGGATATGATTGGCTTTGAGCTTATAACAGG GTACGTGCTGTCTGCACCATCGAAACAATTGGAAACGCTGCCTGGCACTCTGATGCTGACCGACTGCTTGGAGGCTTGCCAGGGCAATGAATCTTGCAGCGCTGTTAATTATGAGACGGGTCTTTGTGTCATGTTCCGCAGCACAGCCGATCAGCTGCCAG GTTCACTTTCGCGGTCGCAATACCCCGTTTTCACCGTTTACGCACAGAAATCATGCTTTGGAGTACGTCCCTGTTCGAAGGCTTGGTGCATTGATCGCGTGCAGGGCTACCGTCTGCCTGAGCGCGCCAAGGCCAGCCAAAGCGTGGCCACGAGACGCGACTGCATCGAGTTGTGCTTGGGCGAAACGGAGTTCACCTGTCG ATCGGCCAACTACTATTCACATTCTGGCCTGTGCGAGTTGTCTGATATGGATCGCATTACGCTGTCAGATGAGGCAAACATCGCGGCGTACGATGGCGCCGACTATTTGGAAAACAATTGCGCCGAGGAACCAAGCAAGCTGTGTGAGTTCAAGCGTATATCAGGTCGCATCTTAAAGACCGTGGACTCCGTGCATCAGAATGTACAAAGCATTGACGACTGCCGTGACCTTTGCCTGACGGCTCCCTTCCGCTGCCACTCCTATGACTACAGTGAGACCGGTGAGCATGTTTGCCGCCTTTCGCATCATAGCCGGGCAACACTGACTGACTTATCGGAACCTTATCTGAGTATTGAGGAGGCAGCTACCTATGAACAGTCGGCTTGTTATAATGTTTCGATCGATTGCCGTTCTGGGGAGATGATCACCAAGATTCGGACATCCAAGCTCTTCGACGGCAAGGTCTACGCCAAGGGTGCGCCAAAATCTTGTGCTGTAAATGTGAACAACTCGCTAGAGTTTGATCTCCGCATGCGTTACAACGATTTGGAGTGCAACGTGCGTCAGAGCGCCTATGGACGGTACATGAATGACATTGTCATCCAACATCACGATATGATTGTGACCTCCTCCGATTTGGGGCTGGCGGTATCCTGTCAATATGATTTGACCAACAAGACTGTGGTAAACAATGTGGACCTGGGTGTTACTGGGGAAATCGAATCCACTCTCAGCGAGGAGATCATAGTCGACTCTCCAAATGTTATCATGAAGATTACTGCCCGCGACGGCAGCGATATGAAACGCATCGCAGAGGTCGGAGACCCACTGGCACTGCGCTTTGAGATCGTTGATGCTAACAGTCCATACGAGATCTTTGTCCGCGAACTGGTGGCCATGGATGGTACTGACAGTGCAGAGATCACGCTCATCGATGCCAACGGCTGTCCCACGGATCAGTACATTATGAGTGCCATGCAAAAGATGGTCAGCAATCGCAAGGTGCTGCTCTCACAGTTCGACGCCTTCAAGTTCCCCTCCTCGGAGCTGGTGCAATTCCGCGCCTTGGTCACGCCCTGCATACCGCGTTGCGAACCGGTTATCTGCGACAATGATGAGAACGGTGAAGtgaagtccctgctgtcttaTGGACGTCGCAAGCGTTCGGTGTTGAATGGCACCGATGGCG TTGAGCTGGCCATTAATTCGGAACGCCAAAAACGTGATGTGAGTCATCAGGCGGCGACCGATGAGAACATTTTGCTAGTGCAATCGATACAAATCACCGATAAGTTTTCCTTCAATGGCGCCGATGCCGGCAAGAGCGGTGAGCCCACCGATGGTCTCGGCAAATTGCAACTGGAACTGGGCACCAAAACGGACACTTGTATAAACGGCTATG GCTTCATAATTGCTGGTGCGCTCTTTCTGCTGCTCCAGCTGACGGTCATTGCTGTTTGGGACAATATACAAAAGCGCGCGTTACACAAGCGATAA